Proteins from a single region of Ziziphus jujuba cultivar Dongzao chromosome 1, ASM3175591v1:
- the LOC112492602 gene encoding uncharacterized protein LOC112492602: MGAKVLRNSWERNMDVKSKETSKLRAAKHDPKPDLLASTPRKSTSSERLPSKEENKIQTSSKSSKEENKVQISSKKVTVDGTMDDQDRSNEQRISVGKKSSGDLVNSGNPRNLVKVPLNNKKLTEGSVSWASLPSSLAKLGKVCILLLLRS; encoded by the exons ATGGGGGCCAAGGTTTTGAGGAATAGCTGGGAAAGAAATATGGATGTCAAGAGTAAAGAAACATCGAAATTGAGGGCCGCCAAACATGATCCCAAGCCTGATCTTCTCGCTTCT ACTCCTAGAAAAAGTACATCAAGTGAGAGGTTACcatcaaaagaagaaaacaagatCCAGACATCTTCAAAGTCATCAAAAGAGGAGAATAAGGTTCAGATATCTTCAAAGAAAGTTACTGTAGATGGAACCATGGATGATCAAGACAGGTCCAATGAACAAAGAATATCTGTTGGAAAGAAATCATCAGGTGACCTAGTCAATTCTGGAAACCCTAGAAACTTGGTCAAGGTtcctttaaataataaaaaactgacAGAGGGAAGTGTTTCATGGGCTTCACTCCCATCATCACTTGCAAAGCTTGGAAAGGTATGTATTTTACTTCTTCTTAGATCCTGA